GCGCGCCCGGCCTCAACATCCATGCCTCCGACGTCTATCAGGAAGGGCTGCGCTTCCCGCCCTCGCGCTACAGTTTCGAGCACGACTGGAACGGCGGCTCGTTCGAGCGCCTCGTGACGGCCAACGTGCGCGTGCCCGACCTCACGATCGGAGACTTCAATGCGCAGTTCGCCGCAAATGCCATCGGGGTGTTGCGGGTAAAGCAGCTCTGCGAGCGCTACGGCACCGACAAGGTCGAGGCCGCGATGCGCGAGATGCAGGATTATTCCGAGCGCCGCGTGCGCGCGGCCATCGCGCAGGCCCCCAAGGGCATCTTCTACGGCGAGGACGCGGTCGACGATGACGGCCTCACCGACGAGCCGCTGGTGGTGAAGGCCAAGGTCACCATCGCCGAGGATTCGGTCGAGATCGATTTCGAGGGCACCTGCGCGCAGGTGAAGCGCAACCTCAACTGTCCCTACTCCAGCACGCTGTCGGCGGCGCTCAGCTGCGTGAAGTCGGTGCTGACCAGTCCCGATATTCCCTACAACGAAGGAATGGCGCGGCCGATCACGATCAAGGTGCCCTACGGCTCGCTGCTCAACCCGCGGCCGCCGGCGCCGGTGCGCGCCCGCATGATCCCGGCCTATCGCGTGTTCAACGCCGTGATGAAGGCGCTGGCCCAGGCGCTCCCCGACAAGGTGATCGCCACTGGCTTCGACTGCACCACCGCCTTCTGCCTCTCCCATCTCGGCGAGAAGGGCTACAGCGTCTATCTTGAAATCTTCGGTGGCGGCTACGGCGCCTCGCGCGATGCCGACGGCTGCGACGCCGTCGATTCGCCGCTCAGCAACTGCTCCAACGCGCCGGTCGAATCGCTCGACATCGACTACGGTTTCTTCCGCATCGTCGGCTACGAGCTGGCGCCGGACTCATTCGGCCTGGGCGCACGACGCGGCGGCGCGGGCTTCACGCGGCGCTGCGAGATCCTGCACGACGACGTGCAGCTCGCGATCTACTCCGACCGATTCCGCCTCGCCCCCGAGGGCCTTCTGGGCGGCGAGCCCGGCCAGCGCGGCTACTGTCGGGTGTTCCGTGCCGACGGCAGCGTCGAGGAGCTGAAAAGCAAGGCCGCCCTCGATCTCGGCAAGGGCGACATCGTCGAGATGTTCGTGGGCGGCGGCGCGGGCTTCGGCCGCGTCGTCGAGCGCCCCGATTCGATGATCGATCGCGACCTGGCCGACGGTCTCCTCACGCGCGATCCGCGCAGCGTGCGGAAGCTCGCGGCGGAGTAGCTATACGTAGCAGTGCATCCGCTTGCCGGGGAGCAGGTCGTACGGGGCCTTCCACCCGGGAAGTGCCGCCATGCGCAGAAGCCACGCCTTCACGGCGGGATGGCTGACCGCGAGATCGTAGCCGGCTTCGTGCCCGGGAAAGGACAGATAAGCCATCATCGAGATATCGGCGATCGTCGGCTTGTCGCCGATCACGAACGGGCGATCCGCGAGGTGGTCATTCACGATGCCGAGACAGCCGTCGATGCGCTTGCGCAGGAAGGCGAGCACGGCGGGATCAGGCGAAGGGGTGAAGGCGCGAATGTAGCGGTAGGTCGCCATGTAGCTGGTGAGCTTGTGATTGTCCCAGAACAACCAGCGCAGGATCTCGAACTTCTCCACGTCGCTCTGCCCGCCAAACCGGCCATGGCGCTCGGCAAGTCTGAGCAGGATCGGCGCGGTCTGGGTCAGGCGCTCGCCATTCTCTTCAAGTACAGGGATCTCGCCCATCTCGTTGACCCTGGCGCGCCATTCGGGCGTGCGCGTGACGCCGCCGCCGAAGTCGGTCCAGACCGGCTCGAAGGTCTGGCCGCAGAGGGCCAGCATCAGCGCCAGCTTGTAGCTGTTGCCCGACTCGGGGAAGCAATGGAGGCGATAGGGCGGGGACGGCTGGCTCATGGCGCCAACCTAGATCGTTCCTCCCGCTCCGCCGAACGGGGTTCGGTAGGGCAAGGATGAAGGAAACTTGTCCAAGTGGCAGGACATCAGAGGGCGCCCACCGACCTCAGATAGAGATCGCTGGCTTCCTTCGTGACCTTTCCCGCCTTGCCGTCGCCGATAAAACGGCCGTCGATCTTCGTGGCCGGCGTAACGCCGCCCAGGGTGCCGGTCACGAAAGCCTCGTCGGCGGAGTAGACCTGCGCCAGCGTGAAGTCGCATTCCTTCGCGACGTTGCCGGCGGCGCGCCAGGCGTCGATCACGTTCTGCTGGGTAATGCCCTTGAAGCTGTAGAGGCTGGTCGAGGTCCACAGCTCGCGGCCGCGCACGATGAAGAAGTTGGTCGAGTTGCACGAGGCCACGAAGCCGCGCGGGTCGAGCATCAGCGCCTCGTCGGCGCCGGCCTTGATCGCTTGTATCAGCGCCTGAATGAGGTTCAGCCGCGAATGCGAGTTGAGACGCAGGTCGAACTGGTCGGGCTGGGTCGTGCGGAAGGTCGAGGTGAAGAGCGAATAGCCCTTGGCCTTGGCCTCGGGGATCGGTGTCTTGTATTCGGCGACGCAGACGATCGTGGCCTTGCCGATCACGAAGCGCGGATCCTGGTTGGGAGTCTTCTTCAGGCCGCGGGTGATCATGAGGCGGACATGCGCGCCGTCGGTCATGCCGTTCTTCGCCAGCGTATCGGTCACGACCTTCGCTACGCCCGCACGGTCGAGCCCGATATCGAGATCGATCGAGCGCGCGCCCTCGAACAGGCGATCGAGATGGGCTTCGAGACTGATCAGCTTGCCTTTTATGAGGCGCAACCCCTCCCACACGCCGTCGCCCAGCACGAAGCCGGAATCGAACACCGATACCCTCGCCTCGTTGCGCGGGAAGAACTCCCCGTTCACGTAGACCAGCACCTGGTCGTTGCGCGCATCGGCCAGATAGGCCTGGGCGCTCGCCTGCTCGTTGCTCATGACGTTTCCCTAGAAGCTGAATTGCCTGTGGCTGGCGAGGAAGGCGCGCGTGCGCTCCTTCCTCGGATTCTTGAGCACTTCGTCCGGGGTGCCCTGCTCATGAATCGCGCCGTCGGCCAGGAAGATGATCCGCGTCGCGACGTGGTAGGCGAAGCCCAGCTCATGCGTGACGAGCAGCATGGTGCGGCCCTCTTCCGCGAGGGCGAGGATGACGGCCAGCACCTCGCCGACCAGTTCCGGATCGAGCGCCGAGGTCGGCTCGTCGAACAGCAGCATCTCGGGCTCCATCGCGAGCGCCCGCGCGATGGCGACGCGCTGCTTCTGCCCGCCCGAGAGATGTGCCGGGTAGGTGTCCGCCTTCTCGGCGAGTCCGACCCGCGCCAGTTCCTGCCGCGCCCGTGTCTCGGCTTCGGGCCTCGGCAGGCCGCGCACGGTACGCAGCCCCTCCATCACGTTGCCGATCGCCGTCATGTGCGGGAAGAGATTGAACTGCTGGAACACCATGCCGACCCGCTGGCGCACCTGGATCAGCTCGTTCTCGCGATAGATCCGCTCAGCCGTCCGGCCCTCGCGGCCGAGCAGCTGGCCGTCGAGCGCAATCGTG
This DNA window, taken from Reyranella humidisoli, encodes the following:
- a CDS encoding glutathione S-transferase family protein; amino-acid sequence: MSQPSPPYRLHCFPESGNSYKLALMLALCGQTFEPVWTDFGGGVTRTPEWRARVNEMGEIPVLEENGERLTQTAPILLRLAERHGRFGGQSDVEKFEILRWLFWDNHKLTSYMATYRYIRAFTPSPDPAVLAFLRKRIDGCLGIVNDHLADRPFVIGDKPTIADISMMAYLSFPGHEAGYDLAVSHPAVKAWLLRMAALPGWKAPYDLLPGKRMHCYV
- a CDS encoding aminotransferase class IV, translated to MSNEQASAQAYLADARNDQVLVYVNGEFFPRNEARVSVFDSGFVLGDGVWEGLRLIKGKLISLEAHLDRLFEGARSIDLDIGLDRAGVAKVVTDTLAKNGMTDGAHVRLMITRGLKKTPNQDPRFVIGKATIVCVAEYKTPIPEAKAKGYSLFTSTFRTTQPDQFDLRLNSHSRLNLIQALIQAIKAGADEALMLDPRGFVASCNSTNFFIVRGRELWTSTSLYSFKGITQQNVIDAWRAAGNVAKECDFTLAQVYSADEAFVTGTLGGVTPATKIDGRFIGDGKAGKVTKEASDLYLRSVGAL
- a CDS encoding hydantoinase B/oxoprolinase family protein — encoded protein: MSQLGPIDYAVISQALIAGAREMGVKLIRSAYSTILREARDGSAGLMDRDGNTVAQAELIPMQLGPIGETLRACLRRHPVETLKEGDFLINNDPFEGGQHIPDVFIFTPIFVEGRVVGFGASVAHHLDLGGGAPGLNIHASDVYQEGLRFPPSRYSFEHDWNGGSFERLVTANVRVPDLTIGDFNAQFAANAIGVLRVKQLCERYGTDKVEAAMREMQDYSERRVRAAIAQAPKGIFYGEDAVDDDGLTDEPLVVKAKVTIAEDSVEIDFEGTCAQVKRNLNCPYSSTLSAALSCVKSVLTSPDIPYNEGMARPITIKVPYGSLLNPRPPAPVRARMIPAYRVFNAVMKALAQALPDKVIATGFDCTTAFCLSHLGEKGYSVYLEIFGGGYGASRDADGCDAVDSPLSNCSNAPVESLDIDYGFFRIVGYELAPDSFGLGARRGGAGFTRRCEILHDDVQLAIYSDRFRLAPEGLLGGEPGQRGYCRVFRADGSVEELKSKAALDLGKGDIVEMFVGGGAGFGRVVERPDSMIDRDLADGLLTRDPRSVRKLAAE
- a CDS encoding amino acid ABC transporter ATP-binding protein, producing MTILRVSGLTKRFGATDVLRGIDLEVARGERIAILGASGSGKSTLLRCLNFMERPSGGTIALDGQLLGREGRTAERIYRENELIQVRQRVGMVFQQFNLFPHMTAIGNVMEGLRTVRGLPRPEAETRARQELARVGLAEKADTYPAHLSGGQKQRVAIARALAMEPEMLLFDEPTSALDPELVGEVLAVILALAEEGRTMLLVTHELGFAYHVATRIIFLADGAIHEQGTPDEVLKNPRKERTRAFLASHRQFSF